The nucleotide sequence CGCCTACACGGTCACGCCGCCGACGCCCGCCGACCGCATCTCGGCGGTGGACGTGCAGAAGTACACGGCCGTGCTCAACGCGGACACCGGCGAGTCGGGCCTGCTGCCCAGTGACGTGTGGGGCCTGCGGCTGGAGGCTTAGGGATCGATGTCGCGGGCGACCGCGCGCATGATCTCGGCGATCTGCTTGGTGTGCTTGCGGTCCGGGTAGCGGTTGCGCCGCAGGTCCGGCTGCACCTTCAGCTCGAGCAGCTTGATCATGTCCTCGATCAGGCCGTGCAGTTCCTCGGCCGGGCGGCGGCGCGCCTCGGCGACCGACGGCGGCGGGTCGAGCAGCCGGACGGAGAGCGCTTGCGGACCGCGACGGCCGTCGGCGACGCCGAACTCCAGCCGCTGTCCGGCCTTCAGCCCCTCGACGCCCTGCGGCAGCGCGGCCTTGCGAATGTAGACGTCGGCGCCACCGTCCTGCGTGACGAACCCGAACCCCTTCTCCGCGTCGTACCACTTGACCTTGCCGGTCGGCACTTCCCTCACCAGTCCTTCTGCTGTCCGCTCACGACGAACGCGCCCGGGGCGTACCCAGGGCGCGCTGGGTAAAGGGTATCTCGCCACCGGCCCTGGGGAGAAGTCGATACCGCCGGATACTGTGCCGGCCGGTACTGATCCGACCACAGTCACGGCCGAATGACTTCGTAGCAACGGCTACTTGCCGCCTGGGGGTCGGCCTACTTTTGGCCGGATCAGTACCCTCTTGCTTCATGAAGAGCACGACGAAGGAGGCCGGTGTGGCCGCTCCCGGCAAGCCGTTCCTGATGCGCATCGGCATCGGGCTTTTCGGTCTCGGCATGATCGCCGTGCTGGCGGTGTTCATCATGTTCGCCGCCGGCCTGGAGAACCTGCCGGTGTGGCTGTCCCTCGCCGCCGGGGTGATCACCCCCCTGGGCCTGCTGCTGGGCTTGATCGCGCTGGTGATCGAGGCCCGAGCCAAGAACTAAGGCACGGTCGCGAACGTCCGCTCGAACCACTCCGGGAACTCCGTCAGCGAGTCGAAGACGACCTCGGCGCCTTCGCTCAGCAGGAGCGTGCGGTCGCACGGCCCGGTGGTGACGCCGACCGCGATCGCGTTCGCCGCCAGCGCACCCCGGATGTCACCGGCGTGATCTCCGACATACACGCGGGCGTCGTGCGCCAGCAGCGCCTCGGCCTTCTGCGTCGACCACAGCTCGCCGACGACTTCGTCGACGTCGAGCCCGAGCGCGTCCACGTGCAGCTGGGCGTTGGGCCCGTACTTCCCGGTGACGACCAGCGTGCGGCCGCCGGCCTTGCGGACCGCCCGGAGCGACTCGACCGCGCCCGGCAGCGCAACCGTGCTCGGCACGACCACCTCGGGGTACATCGCGCGGAACCGGTCGACGAGCCCGGGGATGCGTTCCTCGGGCGCTTCGAAGCCGCGCAGGATGTCGTCGAGCGGCGGCCCGAGGTTGGCCGCGAACGCGTCGCCGTCCAGCGGCAAGCCGGATTCGACGCCGAGCGCGTTCATCGCCGCGGCCATGCCCGGCCGCGCGTCGATCAGTGTCATGTCGAGGTCGAACCCCACGGTGATGCCCACAACCGACACGGTAGCCGCCAGGACCGACAGTTTTACGCGAAAACCGATCATGTACAGCGCCTTGACAGTAGAGCGATCTGTGTCAAGGTGAAGTGTGACCAGCTTCACCGAACGGACGAAGGCGTCCCTGCGCGAAACGCTGCTCGACGCCGCCGCCGACCTGCTGCCGGACCGCGGCCACGCGGGCCTGCGGATGGCCGACGTCGCCGCGAAGGCCGGGGTGAGCAGGCAGACGGTCTACAACGAGTTCGGGAACAAGGCGGCGCTGACCCAGGCGGTGGCGCTGCGCACCGCGTCGGAGTTCCTCGACGGGATCCGGCAGCGGTTCGAAACGGCGGACGGGCTCCTGGCGGGCATCCACCACGCCGTCGTCTACACGATCGAGCACGCCCGGGAGAACCGCCTGGTCGCGGCGGCGCTCGGCACCGAAGCCGGTGAGGACCTGCTGCCCCTGCTGACGAGCCGGGGCGAGCCGATCCTCAGCGCGGCCGCGGCCCTCGCCGCCGAGCAGTACCGCGAGTTCGAACCCGGCCTGTCGCCCGAAGCCGCGGCCCTGCTCGCGGAGACCGTCGTGCGCCTTTCCCTGTCGCACCTGGTGCTCTCCACGCACTCGGCGGCCGAAGCGGCCGACGCCGTCACCGCGGTACTGGAACCCGCCATCCGCCAATTCGTCCACTGAATCGTCAATCGGAGTGACACGATGACCGACACGCTCCCGGAACTCCGCACCGGCTTTTCCTCCCTGCGCAAGGGCGGGCTGAACTGGGATTCCTTCCCGCTGCGGCTGTTCGTCAAGGGCAACAAGAAGTTCTGGAACCCGGCGGACATCGACTTCAGCCGCGAACGCGAAGGCTGGGACACGCTCAACCCGGAACAGCAGCGCAGCACGACCTACCTCGTCGCGCAGTTCATCGCCGGCGAAGAAGCCGTCACCGAGGACATCCAGCCGTTCATGCGGGCGATGTCGGCGACCGGCCGGTTCGGCGACGAGATGTACCTGACGCAGTTCTGCTTCGAGGAAGCCAAGCACACCGAGGTGTTCCGGCGCTGGATGGACGCCGTCGGGCTGACCGAAGACCTGCACCCGTTCGTCGCCGAAAACCCGCACTACCGCAAGCTGTTCTACGAAGAGCTGCCGCAGTCGCTGCGGGCGCTGGAGGACGATCCCAGCCCGCTCAACCAGATCCGCGCGAGCGTGACGTACAACCACGTCATCGAAGGCAGCCTCGCGCTCACCGGGTACTACTCGTGGCAGCTGATCTGCACCCAGCACGACATCCTGCCGGGCATGCAGGAACTGGTCCGCCGCATCGGCGACGACGAGCGCCGCCACATGGCCTGGGGCACGTTCACCTGCCGCCGGCACGTCGCCGCGGACGACTCGCTGTGGGACGCGGTGCTGCAGCGGATGGGCGAGCTGCTGCCGCACGCGCTCAACATGATCCAGTGGGTGCAGGACCAGTTCGAGGAACTGCCGTTCGACAACGACCCGCAGGAGATCGTCCAGTACGCGGCCGACCGGGCGCAGCGGCGGCTGGGCGCGATCGAGTCGGCGCGCGGGATGCCGGTGGAGCAGATCGACGTCGACTACTCGCCGGAGCAGCTGGAGGAAACCTTCGGCGAAGAAGACGCGAAGGCGATCGCGGAGGCCGCTGCCGCGGTGTCCTGACGGATCGGGGCGGCCGGACTGGCTCCGGCCGCCTTCAGGCGTGCTTCGTCGCCGCTGCCTGCTCCAGGCCCAGCAGGCTGATCGACTTCTCGCGCATCTCGACCTTGCGGACCTTCCCGGTCACCGTCATCGGGAACTCGTCGACGACGTGGACGTACCGCGGGATCTTGTAGTGCGCCAGCTTGCCGCTGCAGAACTCGCGGACCTTCTCCGCGGTCAACGGCGAAGCGCCCTGCCGCATCCGGACCCAGGCCATCAGCTCTTCGCCGTACTTCTCGTCGGGGACGCCGATCACCTGCGCGTCGAGGATGTCCGGGTGCGTGTACAGGAACTCCTCGATCTCCCGCGGGTACAGGTTTTCGCCGCCGCGGATGACCATGTCCTTGATGCGGCCGGTGATGTTGACGTAGCCGTCGCCGTCCATCACCGCCAGGTCGCCGGTGTGCATCCAACGGGCCGCGTCGATCGCCTCGGCCGTCTTGTCGGGCTGTTCCCAGTACCCGAGCATCACCGAATACCCGCGCGTGCACAGCTCGCCCGGCTCGCCGCGCGGGACCGTCAGGCCGGTTTCGGGGTCGACCACCTTGACTTCCAGGTGCGGCCCGACGCGCCCGACCGTCGACACGCGGCGCTCGATCGAGTCGTCGGACCGGGTCTGCGTCGACACCGGGGACGTCTCGGTCATGCCGTAGCAGATGGACACCTCCGCCATCCCCATCCGGTCGATGACCTGCTTCATCACCTCGACCGGGCACGGCGACCCGGCCATGATCCCGGTGCGCAGCGACGTCAGGTCGAACTCGCCGAAGTCCGGGTGGTTGAGCTCGGCGATGAACATCGTCGGCACGCCGTAGAGCGACGTGCACCGCTCGGCCGCGACCGCTTCGAGGGTGGCGCGCGGGTCGAACGCCGGGGCCGGGATGACCATGCAGGCGCCGTGGCTGGTGCAGGCCAGGTTGCCCATCACCATGCCGAAGCAGTGGTAGAAGGGCACCGGGATGCACACCTTGTCGTGCTCGGTGTAGTTGCAGAGCTCGCCGACGAAGAAGCCGTTGTTGAGGATGTTGTGGTGGGACAGCGTGGCGCCCTTGGGGAAGCCCGTGGTCCCGGACGTGTACTGGATGTTGATCGGGTCGTCGGCCGACAGCCCGGCCTGCAGGTGCGCCAGCTGCGCCGGGTCACCCCCGCGGCCGGCCGCCAGCAGCGCCTGCCAGCCCTCGCCGCCCAGGATCACGACCTGCTCGAGCGCCGCGCACTTCTCGCGCACCTCATCCGCCATCGCGGGGTAGTCGGACGTCTTGAACTTGTCCGACGCCACCAGCAGCCGGATCCCGGCCTGGTTCAGCACGTACTCCAGCTCGTGCGCGCGGTAGGCCGGGTTGATGTTGACCAGGATCGCGCCGATCTTCGCCGTCGCGTACTGGAGGAACGTCCACTCCGCCCGGTTCGGCGACCAGATGCCGACCCGATCGCCCTTGCCGATGCCCTGCGCGACCAGTCCCAGTGCCAGCGCGGTCACCTCGGCGGCCAGCTCCCGGTAGGTCCACCGCCGGCCGGCGGTGCGGTCCACCAGCGCGTCCCGGTCCCCGAACGCGGCCACCGTCCGGTCGAAGTTGTCGCCGATGGTGTCCCCGAGCAGGGGGACCTCCGACGTCCCCGAGGCGTAGCTCGGCAGGGCGGGCGCGTCAGGCATGGTGCCTCCTCGGACGTCTTCGTCGGGCGTCCCGAGTCTAAGAAGCGAACCCGCTCGTGGCGACCGCTCATTTCGCCCGGGTGAACCGCCCTTGGACCGTGTGCACGCCGTCGGCGGACGTGGCTTGCACGTCGTAACCGTCGGCACCGGCGTCGCGCGTGCCGGCGGTGTGGTTGTACTGGACGGCGAAGACGTGCTGCGCGGCCGGAGCGGTCCGGCCCGGCTTGAGCTCCCAGCGGTAGACCACCACGCCGTCGCTCTCCTGCGCGGTGGTGGTGAAGTCGTCGGCTGGCCCGGTCTGCCACTGGCCGGTGCTCTGCACGCTGCCGGTCTGCGTGATGCGCACTTCCACGGTGAGCGCGCTCAGCGGCTGGGTGGTGTCGAGGGCGAGGGTGCTCTGCGCCCAGTAGACGGTGCTGTGCGGATCGACGGAGCCCTGCGCCGACAGCGGCCCGTCCGAGACCCGGCTGCCCACCGGTGCGGCCGGGGTCGCACCGGCCGGCGACGAACGGCCGGTCGTCGGCCGGTCCGGATGTCCCGACGCGGGCGGCAGCGCCGAGCCGCCGGTGGGGCGAGCGGCGGGCGTGGTGCTGGTGCTGGGCGTCACCCCCGTGGTCGGGACGGCGAGCGTGGTCGTGGCCTCCGGTCGCGCCGGCGCGACCGGGACGACCCCGGCGACGGCGAGACCGGCGACGGCCAGGATGCCGGCCGCGGCGGAGCCGGCGAGCACCACTTTGGGCCAGGACCGCGCGGGCTTCGGCGCCCGGTGGCGGACCGTGGTGGCGGTCACCCCGCGCTGCACGCGGGCCAGGATCCGGTCGTGGTCGGGCTGGTGTGTCTCGGCGGCTTCGCGCAGCCGCCTGCCGATCTCGTCGTTCACCGGCTTCCCCTCTCCGCCGCCAGGTCCCCGGCCGCTTGCACGCCGAGCAGGCGTTCC is from Amycolatopsis mediterranei and encodes:
- a CDS encoding AMP-binding protein, whose protein sequence is MPDAPALPSYASGTSEVPLLGDTIGDNFDRTVAAFGDRDALVDRTAGRRWTYRELAAEVTALALGLVAQGIGKGDRVGIWSPNRAEWTFLQYATAKIGAILVNINPAYRAHELEYVLNQAGIRLLVASDKFKTSDYPAMADEVREKCAALEQVVILGGEGWQALLAAGRGGDPAQLAHLQAGLSADDPINIQYTSGTTGFPKGATLSHHNILNNGFFVGELCNYTEHDKVCIPVPFYHCFGMVMGNLACTSHGACMVIPAPAFDPRATLEAVAAERCTSLYGVPTMFIAELNHPDFGEFDLTSLRTGIMAGSPCPVEVMKQVIDRMGMAEVSICYGMTETSPVSTQTRSDDSIERRVSTVGRVGPHLEVKVVDPETGLTVPRGEPGELCTRGYSVMLGYWEQPDKTAEAIDAARWMHTGDLAVMDGDGYVNITGRIKDMVIRGGENLYPREIEEFLYTHPDILDAQVIGVPDEKYGEELMAWVRMRQGASPLTAEKVREFCSGKLAHYKIPRYVHVVDEFPMTVTGKVRKVEMREKSISLLGLEQAAATKHA
- a CDS encoding TetR/AcrR family transcriptional regulator, yielding MTSFTERTKASLRETLLDAAADLLPDRGHAGLRMADVAAKAGVSRQTVYNEFGNKAALTQAVALRTASEFLDGIRQRFETADGLLAGIHHAVVYTIEHARENRLVAAALGTEAGEDLLPLLTSRGEPILSAAAALAAEQYREFEPGLSPEAAALLAETVVRLSLSHLVLSTHSAAEAADAVTAVLEPAIRQFVH
- a CDS encoding cold-shock protein — translated: MPTGKVKWYDAEKGFGFVTQDGGADVYIRKAALPQGVEGLKAGQRLEFGVADGRRGPQALSVRLLDPPPSVAEARRRPAEELHGLIEDMIKLLELKVQPDLRRNRYPDRKHTKQIAEIMRAVARDIDP
- a CDS encoding R2-like ligand-binding oxidase translates to MTDTLPELRTGFSSLRKGGLNWDSFPLRLFVKGNKKFWNPADIDFSREREGWDTLNPEQQRSTTYLVAQFIAGEEAVTEDIQPFMRAMSATGRFGDEMYLTQFCFEEAKHTEVFRRWMDAVGLTEDLHPFVAENPHYRKLFYEELPQSLRALEDDPSPLNQIRASVTYNHVIEGSLALTGYYSWQLICTQHDILPGMQELVRRIGDDERRHMAWGTFTCRRHVAADDSLWDAVLQRMGELLPHALNMIQWVQDQFEELPFDNDPQEIVQYAADRAQRRLGAIESARGMPVEQIDVDYSPEQLEETFGEEDAKAIAEAAAAVS
- a CDS encoding HAD family hydrolase; protein product: MGITVGFDLDMTLIDARPGMAAAMNALGVESGLPLDGDAFAANLGPPLDDILRGFEAPEERIPGLVDRFRAMYPEVVVPSTVALPGAVESLRAVRKAGGRTLVVTGKYGPNAQLHVDALGLDVDEVVGELWSTQKAEALLAHDARVYVGDHAGDIRGALAANAIAVGVTTGPCDRTLLLSEGAEVVFDSLTEFPEWFERTFATVP